The Candidatus Methylomirabilota bacterium genome contains a region encoding:
- a CDS encoding ABC transporter permease, with product MDVAGQLRYGAAVRRPAGLRAVVAFLAPLGLLVLMWATLLWLAPAAARVFPPVADVARAGAEAVRDGSLLHHAGQSLLRVLVGTTLAIALSVPLGVLMGVSQVASAILTPLFRFFSVLAGIAWIPIATLWFGYGFGAITFVIFNAVFFVVTYNTLLGVASIPRPLRHAAASLGAGRWQMLAEVLLPGALPNIVTGIRTGAGYAWRGLIAAEMIATNAGLGYMLFLARDFYRIEVIVLGMIVIGALWLAIDRLLLAPLERATIERWGLVRRFG from the coding sequence ATGGACGTCGCCGGCCAGTTGCGGTATGGTGCCGCCGTGCGCCGCCCCGCGGGCCTCCGCGCCGTCGTCGCCTTCCTGGCTCCGCTCGGCCTCCTGGTCCTGATGTGGGCCACGCTCCTGTGGCTCGCGCCCGCCGCCGCCCGCGTCTTCCCGCCGGTGGCCGACGTGGCGCGGGCCGGGGCCGAGGCCGTCCGCGACGGGAGCCTCCTCCACCACGCGGGGCAGAGTCTCCTGCGCGTGCTGGTCGGCACCACCCTCGCCATCGCGCTGAGCGTCCCCCTGGGCGTCCTCATGGGCGTGAGCCAGGTGGCCTCCGCGATCCTGACCCCGCTGTTCCGGTTCTTCTCGGTGTTGGCGGGGATCGCCTGGATTCCGATCGCGACGCTCTGGTTCGGGTATGGATTCGGCGCCATCACGTTCGTCATCTTCAACGCCGTCTTCTTCGTCGTGACGTACAACACCCTGCTCGGCGTGGCGTCGATCCCGCGTCCACTCCGCCATGCCGCGGCATCGCTCGGGGCCGGGCGGTGGCAGATGCTGGCCGAGGTGCTGCTGCCCGGCGCCCTGCCGAACATCGTGACGGGGATCCGCACGGGGGCGGGCTACGCCTGGCGCGGGCTGATCGCAGCCGAGATGATCGCGACCAATGCGGGCCTCGGCTACATGCTCTTCCTGGCCCGCGACTTCTATCGGATCGAGGTGATCGTCCTCGGCATGATCGTGATCGGGGCGCTCTGGCTCGCGATCGATCGGCTTCTCCTGGCCCCGCTGGAGCGGGCGACCATCGAGCGCTGGGGCCTCGTGCGGCGGTTCGGCTGA
- a CDS encoding ABC transporter permease translates to MSRGGRVLAVGLRATAAHPGVRAFAPFVPLIALWAGVAAAGLFPAVFFPGPLEVIMAFGRLTYKGILPAYLEDSVVRLAVGAAAGMAVGIPLGVLVGVSRRAHALCWPILLFFQAIGDIAWLPILLIWFGFGLTTMTFVIVYTVLFPVVLNTVLGVRSVSPDLIRAAQSLGAPRRRILLEVILPGALPNIVTGLRNGLGYGWRALIAAEMIVGTSGIGFLMFDARRGGQVTEILLGMIVLGLLWYLVDGWLLVPLERATVERWGLVTR, encoded by the coding sequence ATGAGCCGCGGAGGCCGGGTCCTCGCTGTCGGGCTGCGCGCGACGGCGGCCCATCCGGGCGTACGCGCGTTCGCCCCGTTCGTGCCCCTCATTGCGCTGTGGGCGGGCGTGGCGGCCGCCGGCCTTTTCCCGGCCGTCTTCTTTCCGGGGCCGCTCGAGGTGATCATGGCTTTCGGCCGCCTCACCTACAAGGGGATTCTGCCCGCCTACCTGGAAGACAGCGTCGTCCGACTCGCCGTCGGCGCCGCCGCCGGGATGGCCGTGGGGATCCCGCTCGGGGTGCTGGTCGGGGTGAGCCGGCGGGCCCACGCGCTCTGCTGGCCCATCCTGCTCTTCTTTCAGGCGATCGGGGACATCGCCTGGCTGCCCATTCTCCTGATCTGGTTCGGCTTCGGGCTCACCACGATGACCTTCGTCATCGTCTACACGGTGCTCTTCCCGGTGGTCCTGAACACCGTGCTGGGCGTCCGCTCGGTGTCCCCGGACCTGATCCGGGCGGCGCAGAGCCTGGGCGCGCCGCGCCGCCGCATCCTGCTCGAGGTCATCCTGCCCGGCGCCCTGCCGAACATCGTCACCGGCCTCCGCAACGGCCTCGGCTACGGGTGGCGCGCGCTCATCGCGGCCGAGATGATCGTGGGCACCAGCGGGATCGGGTTCCTCATGTTCGACGCCCGGCGCGGCGGCCAGGTGACCGAGATTCTCCTGGGGATGATCGTGCTCGGGCTCCTGTGGTACCTGGTGGATGGCTGGCTCCTCGTGCCCCTGGAGCGGGCGACCGTCGAGCGGTGGGGCCTCGTCACCCGATGA
- a CDS encoding ABC transporter ATP-binding protein — MKNLVLRGLSKTYFDPYAGAHVVAVEDVSLEVREGEFVAIVGPSGCGKTTLLNMVAGFIPPSRGEIVLDGRRVKGPGPDRGVVFQSFALFPWKTVLENVGFGPKMRGAPRAEREQIGREYLALVGLAEVEGRYPMELSGGMQQRVGVARALANRPDVLLMDEPFASVDAQTRMTLQEELTRIWQARRPTVLFVTHDVEEAVFLANRVVVLSRGPGRVVAELPVDLPRPRAWATLVEDAPFKALVAQVLRLVRPT, encoded by the coding sequence ATGAAGAACCTGGTCCTCCGCGGCCTCTCGAAGACCTACTTCGACCCGTACGCGGGCGCCCACGTGGTCGCGGTCGAGGACGTGTCGCTCGAGGTCCGGGAGGGGGAATTCGTGGCGATCGTCGGACCGTCCGGCTGCGGGAAGACGACGCTCCTCAACATGGTCGCCGGCTTCATCCCGCCTTCGCGCGGCGAGATCGTGCTGGACGGCCGGCGGGTGAAGGGGCCGGGACCCGACCGCGGCGTCGTCTTCCAGTCGTTCGCGCTGTTCCCGTGGAAGACCGTGCTGGAGAACGTCGGCTTCGGCCCCAAGATGCGCGGCGCGCCGCGGGCGGAGCGGGAGCAGATCGGCCGCGAGTACCTGGCGCTGGTCGGGCTGGCCGAAGTCGAGGGCCGCTACCCGATGGAGCTCTCGGGCGGCATGCAGCAGCGCGTCGGGGTGGCCCGGGCGCTGGCCAACCGGCCCGACGTGCTCCTGATGGACGAGCCGTTCGCCAGCGTGGACGCTCAGACGCGCATGACCCTCCAGGAGGAGCTGACACGGATCTGGCAGGCGCGCCGGCCCACGGTCCTGTTCGTGACCCACGACGTCGAGGAGGCGGTGTTCCTCGCGAACCGCGTGGTCGTGCTCTCCCGGGGTCCCGGCCGCGTCGTCGCCGAGCTTCCGGTCGACCTGCCGCGGCCTCGGGCGTGGGCGACCCTCGTCGAGGACGCCCCCTTCAAGGCGCTGGTGGCTCAGGTCCTCCGGCTGGTGAGGCCGACGTGA